One genomic region from Bartonella australis AUST/NH1 encodes:
- a CDS encoding S24 family peptidase has protein sequence MLDKILGRIDKRLRAVGLTESRSAIEAGLSNSTIRSMRIKVKRGDINKGVETKTLAALAPVLKTNVAWLIDGTGNEEGDAFKSDQDSALLTPWADVDKLGQREVPLVSWVSAGEMTDQEGVTDFSDFPTVTAYNLPEGQWIALRVDGLSMNKISPPDSIIFVNMLDQDLVSSAYYVIADETGKATYKRYLLSETPPWQFASYKNIPAPKLKGVIRVIGRVRRTVIEM, from the coding sequence ATGCTCGATAAAATTTTGGGACGCATTGATAAAAGACTGAGGGCTGTAGGGCTTACAGAAAGCCGTTCTGCAATAGAAGCTGGTCTTTCGAATTCTACAATTCGTAGCATGCGCATAAAAGTAAAAAGAGGCGACATAAATAAAGGAGTTGAGACAAAAACACTTGCTGCTCTCGCCCCTGTCTTAAAAACGAATGTTGCTTGGCTGATAGATGGAACAGGCAACGAAGAAGGTGACGCTTTCAAATCAGACCAAGATAGCGCGTTGCTTACACCTTGGGCGGATGTCGATAAATTAGGGCAAAGAGAAGTACCGCTCGTATCTTGGGTCAGTGCCGGCGAAATGACTGACCAGGAAGGCGTAACAGATTTCTCTGACTTTCCTACCGTTACAGCGTATAATCTCCCAGAAGGTCAATGGATAGCATTGCGTGTTGATGGCCTTTCCATGAATAAGATCAGTCCGCCTGATTCAATAATCTTCGTGAATATGCTTGATCAAGACCTGGTCTCAAGCGCCTATTATGTCATTGCAGATGAAACAGGTAAAGCAACTTATAAGCGCTATCTCCTAAGTGAAACGCCTCCATGGCAATTTGCTTCATATAAAAACATACCGGCGCCAAAACTTAAGGGCGTCATAAGAGTGATTGGCCGCGTTAGACGGACTGTTATTGAAATGTGA
- a CDS encoding 16S rRNA (uracil(1498)-N(3))-methyltransferase, with the protein MRASYKFQRLFTQQPLALNKEIRIEGPQAFYLTRVLRMKEGGKILLFNGQDGEWSANLEVIKKKFLVVKPTRQERPQIARSDLIYCFAPLKHARLDYVVQKAVEMGASVLQPVITHYTQITQVNTARIEANIIEAAEQCGILALPECAPALSLEALLANWDKTRILFFCDESYGSCNPLPLLKKHKNFRPGVLIGPEGGFSEEERIFLKKHPFVISMSLGPRILRADTAAVAALAVINATVGDWSID; encoded by the coding sequence ATGCGTGCAAGTTATAAATTTCAAAGATTATTTACCCAGCAGCCACTTGCTTTAAATAAAGAAATAAGGATAGAGGGCCCACAAGCTTTTTATCTTACGCGTGTTTTGCGCATGAAAGAAGGGGGTAAAATTTTGCTTTTTAACGGGCAAGATGGAGAGTGGTCCGCTAATCTTGAGGTTATTAAGAAAAAATTTTTAGTTGTTAAGCCTACTCGTCAAGAGAGGCCGCAAATAGCGCGTTCAGATCTTATTTATTGCTTTGCTCCACTTAAACACGCACGTTTAGATTACGTGGTACAAAAGGCCGTAGAAATGGGAGCATCTGTCTTGCAGCCGGTTATAACGCATTATACGCAAATTACCCAAGTTAACACAGCGCGTATAGAGGCCAATATCATCGAAGCCGCCGAACAATGTGGCATTTTGGCTTTACCAGAGTGCGCGCCTGCTTTATCATTGGAAGCGCTTTTAGCAAATTGGGATAAGACGCGCATTCTGTTTTTTTGTGACGAGTCATACGGATCGTGCAATCCGTTACCTCTTCTAAAAAAGCATAAGAATTTTCGCCCGGGCGTTTTGATTGGGCCAGAAGGTGGGTTCAGTGAAGAAGAGCGAATCTTTTTAAAAAAGCATCCATTTGTAATTTCTATGTCATTAGGACCACGTATTTTACGGGCTGATACCGCAGCTGTTGCAGCACTAGCTGTTATTAATGCTACTGTAGGGGATTGGTCGATTGATTAA
- the rpsU gene encoding 30S ribosomal protein S21 produces MQVLVRDNNVDQALRALKKKMQREGIFREMKMRSCYEKPSEKRAREKAEAIRRTRKLARKRAQREGLVGNGRASFAR; encoded by the coding sequence GTGCAAGTACTCGTTCGTGATAATAATGTCGATCAAGCGTTGCGTGCGCTTAAAAAAAAGATGCAACGCGAGGGCATATTTCGCGAGATGAAGATGCGTAGTTGTTATGAGAAGCCTTCTGAAAAGCGTGCTCGTGAAAAAGCTGAGGCTATTCGTCGCACGCGTAAGCTCGCCCGTAAGCGTGCGCAGAGAGAGGGTCTGGTCGGTAATGGCCGTGCTTCTTTCGCGCGGTGA
- a CDS encoding AAA family ATPase — protein MNIQRAVRERAHTLTLIAGPSGSGKTYSALLYARGLAGPNGKIGLIDTENKRSCFYADVSGGFDVIDLDPPFTAERYIQAIKEFEEAGYKAIIIDSISDEWEGPGGVLEQAKNAEMKTKKPGLHCWIKPKEEHKKLIRELVQTNAHLIFCCRVKDDLKQVTVEGRREIVKEGYAPIQDKSFPYEMTISMMLSEGTHFPEIKKCPGDIRHAFPDNKPIDISSGTAVLEWSNMGVAIDEEQELLKRNGMIAASNGTKALLEWWNSLDKETKHKFSHLKDTLKGIAEGYDQIGQIPDHEDLQDTTTITDAQQTEIKNLLSALGRDEESFLKYARVPSLGFLTETQALELLAHLKDMLHEQVSGSREV, from the coding sequence ATGAATATCCAACGCGCTGTCCGTGAACGGGCGCATACTCTAACTTTAATTGCCGGCCCGTCTGGTTCAGGAAAGACGTATAGCGCCCTATTATATGCCCGTGGTTTGGCGGGACCAAACGGGAAAATAGGCCTGATTGACACCGAAAATAAACGCTCGTGCTTTTATGCAGATGTCTCAGGTGGTTTTGATGTCATTGACCTTGACCCGCCCTTTACAGCTGAGCGCTATATACAAGCTATTAAAGAATTTGAAGAGGCCGGGTATAAAGCGATCATTATTGATAGCATTTCTGATGAATGGGAAGGTCCAGGCGGCGTTCTTGAACAAGCAAAAAACGCCGAAATGAAAACAAAGAAACCAGGATTGCACTGCTGGATAAAGCCAAAGGAGGAGCATAAAAAGCTTATCCGTGAACTTGTACAAACCAACGCACATTTAATCTTTTGTTGTCGGGTAAAAGATGACCTCAAGCAAGTAACGGTTGAAGGAAGAAGAGAAATTGTCAAGGAAGGTTACGCCCCTATCCAAGACAAATCCTTCCCCTATGAAATGACAATATCAATGATGCTATCGGAAGGCACTCATTTTCCAGAAATAAAAAAATGTCCAGGTGATATTCGTCATGCATTTCCAGATAATAAGCCAATTGACATTAGCTCTGGTACGGCAGTGCTTGAATGGAGTAATATGGGCGTTGCCATTGACGAAGAGCAGGAACTGTTAAAGCGAAACGGAATGATAGCTGCCTCAAACGGCACGAAGGCTTTGCTTGAATGGTGGAATAGTCTCGACAAAGAGACCAAGCATAAATTCTCCCATCTCAAAGACACACTTAAGGGCATTGCCGAAGGTTATGATCAAATTGGACAAATCCCTGATCATGAGGATTTACAGGATACCACCACTATAACAGACGCACAGCAGACAGAAATTAAGAATCTATTGTCGGCATTAGGTCGTGATGAAGAATCTTTCCTCAAATATGCACGTGTCCCTTCATTAGGCTTTTTAACAGAGACGCAAGCATTAGAGCTCTTAGCTCATCTTAAAGATATGCTTCATGAGCAAGTCTCTGGCTCTCGTGAGGTATAA
- the folD gene encoding bifunctional methylenetetrahydrofolate dehydrogenase/methenyltetrahydrofolate cyclohydrolase FolD, with amino-acid sequence MSNVIDGKKLAEDIITKIKVETKKLRNNHKIQPGIAVIIVGDDPASQIYVSSKSKKAEECGFLSIKHTLSKETREKELLQLIEILNSDPKIHGILVQLPLPAHIDTNKITQAIAVQKDVDGFHYINMGKLAANALEDAIVPCTPAGAMMMIEKQCGRNLSGLDAVVVGRSNIVGRPMAALLTAANATVTIAHSHTRDIEEVCRSADILVAAVGRPQMIKKNWVKNGAVIIDVGINRIATSEKNTEKTRIVGDVDFEQIKEKAAAITPVPGGVGPMTIAMLMVNTLKAAARAHKLPIPKF; translated from the coding sequence ATGAGCAATGTTATTGATGGAAAAAAGCTTGCTGAAGATATTATCACTAAAATTAAAGTTGAAACAAAGAAACTTCGCAACAACCATAAAATACAACCTGGCATCGCTGTTATTATTGTTGGGGATGATCCCGCAAGTCAAATCTATGTTTCATCTAAGAGTAAAAAAGCTGAAGAATGCGGATTTCTTTCGATCAAACATACGCTTTCTAAAGAAACGCGAGAAAAAGAACTGCTCCAGCTCATCGAAATATTAAATTCTGATCCCAAAATTCACGGCATTTTAGTGCAACTCCCCCTCCCTGCTCACATTGATACAAACAAAATAACGCAAGCTATCGCGGTTCAGAAAGATGTTGATGGTTTTCATTATATTAATATGGGAAAATTGGCAGCGAATGCGCTTGAGGATGCAATTGTTCCCTGCACACCAGCTGGCGCTATGATGATGATAGAAAAACAATGCGGGCGAAATTTATCAGGCCTTGATGCTGTTGTCGTCGGACGCTCTAATATTGTCGGCCGACCTATGGCAGCACTATTAACGGCGGCCAATGCCACCGTAACAATCGCTCATAGTCATACCCGCGACATTGAAGAAGTATGCCGCAGCGCCGATATTTTGGTAGCGGCTGTCGGCCGTCCGCAAATGATCAAAAAAAACTGGGTCAAAAATGGTGCTGTCATCATAGACGTCGGCATTAACCGAATTGCGACATCGGAAAAAAATACAGAAAAAACCCGTATCGTTGGTGACGTTGATTTTGAACAAATTAAAGAAAAAGCCGCCGCTATAACTCCTGTACCAGGAGGCGTTGGCCCCATGACTATTGCTATGCTCATGGTCAACACACTCAAAGCCGCTGCTCGAGCTCATAAACTGCCCATCCCAAAATTCTAA
- a CDS encoding NAD(P)/FAD-dependent oxidoreductase, which translates to MIDYNPISPGVSWYEDTLTGRPSYPFFNEQTQCDVVIIGGGFTGLSAAYHLAEVGMNVVLLEASRFGDGASGRNGGQLGTGQRRWVEALEKKYGFERSKALFDLAEEAKRDVLSYCSTPDCNIDFMPGQLSVIHKKREMAAYQQHVEIMQRYGYHGLSYMDKAEITERLGSSFYHGGIYDAETGHINPLKLIVWLAKKAEKAGAKLYEKAQVTAVKRENGRCMVVTAKGDIAAENVLLATNGYNLGLQRFVKKNIIPIRSYIGATAPLPKDSSILPGGEAVDDSRFMVRYFRKSIDNCLLFGGVESYDNRHPVNLDARIRQQIVEIYPHLRSINLTHSWGATVAITVERMPYVRQLTSGITYCGGYSGHGVMLAPFMGKLYAEWLSGRRERFKYFQDLKISPFPGGKILRYPLVFLAMSWFSFMDRL; encoded by the coding sequence ATGATTGATTATAATCCAATTTCTCCGGGAGTTTCTTGGTATGAAGACACTCTAACAGGGCGTCCTTCTTATCCGTTTTTTAACGAACAAACGCAGTGCGATGTAGTTATTATTGGAGGCGGTTTCACAGGGCTTTCGGCTGCTTATCATTTAGCCGAAGTCGGAATGAATGTTGTTTTATTAGAGGCTTCACGTTTTGGTGATGGTGCTTCGGGGCGCAATGGTGGCCAATTGGGAACAGGCCAACGACGATGGGTGGAAGCATTGGAGAAAAAGTACGGTTTTGAGCGGAGTAAAGCTCTATTTGATTTAGCTGAAGAAGCGAAAAGAGATGTTTTATCTTATTGTTCTACACCTGATTGTAATATAGACTTTATGCCGGGACAGCTCTCAGTTATCCATAAAAAACGTGAAATGGCAGCTTATCAACAGCATGTTGAAATCATGCAGCGTTATGGTTATCACGGTCTTTCTTATATGGACAAAGCTGAAATAACAGAACGACTTGGTTCTTCTTTTTACCACGGCGGTATTTATGATGCAGAAACTGGCCATATCAATCCCTTAAAGCTGATTGTTTGGTTAGCAAAAAAAGCAGAAAAAGCTGGCGCTAAACTTTATGAAAAGGCACAAGTAACGGCAGTAAAGCGTGAGAATGGCCGGTGCATGGTGGTAACAGCGAAAGGCGATATAGCGGCCGAGAATGTTCTATTGGCGACGAATGGATATAATCTTGGGCTCCAGCGTTTTGTCAAAAAAAATATTATTCCTATTCGCTCTTACATCGGAGCTACTGCGCCATTGCCGAAGGATAGTTCTATTCTTCCTGGAGGGGAAGCAGTGGATGATTCCCGGTTTATGGTTCGTTATTTTCGAAAGAGCATTGATAATTGTTTGCTATTTGGCGGAGTAGAAAGTTACGATAATCGGCATCCGGTTAATTTGGATGCGCGTATACGACAACAGATCGTTGAAATTTATCCTCACTTACGGTCCATAAATTTGACTCATAGTTGGGGTGCAACGGTGGCGATCACAGTTGAACGCATGCCCTATGTTCGCCAATTAACATCAGGCATCACTTATTGTGGTGGATATTCGGGACACGGGGTTATGCTTGCTCCCTTTATGGGGAAATTATACGCTGAATGGCTATCTGGGAGACGCGAGCGTTTTAAATATTTTCAGGATTTAAAGATTTCACCTTTTCCAGGTGGAAAAATTTTACGTTATCCGCTTGTATTTTTAGCGATGAGTTGGTTTTCTTTTATGGATCGCTTATAA
- a CDS encoding lambda exonuclease family protein, with the protein MEQRTTEWFKARLGKITASGVSKLFSGKATYEGYIFEKLSERLTGELKEHKVTASMQWGIDHEQDALDAYAFATGHKVQKTFFINHPEIEMAGASPDGLVGDEGLVEVKCPESKTHIGFLVTGEPKEEYMRQMIFQMACTGRQWCDFMSYDPRFPTKFRMRVKRFFRDDSAIKKVEEKVIKALEEIDQMEEQLCSGGN; encoded by the coding sequence ATGGAACAACGTACAACTGAATGGTTTAAAGCCCGCTTGGGCAAAATTACGGCTAGTGGTGTTAGTAAGCTGTTTTCGGGCAAAGCGACTTACGAGGGATATATTTTTGAGAAATTATCTGAACGCCTCACTGGTGAATTGAAAGAACATAAAGTCACAGCTTCCATGCAGTGGGGCATAGATCATGAACAAGATGCTCTTGATGCTTACGCATTTGCAACGGGGCATAAGGTGCAAAAGACCTTTTTTATCAACCACCCTGAAATTGAAATGGCTGGGGCAAGCCCTGATGGTCTCGTCGGTGATGAAGGCCTGGTTGAAGTCAAGTGCCCTGAAAGCAAAACCCACATAGGCTTCTTGGTGACGGGTGAACCTAAGGAAGAATATATGAGACAAATGATATTTCAGATGGCCTGTACAGGCCGACAATGGTGCGACTTCATGTCCTATGATCCACGCTTTCCCACCAAATTTCGCATGAGAGTGAAGCGCTTTTTCCGTGATGATAGCGCTATTAAAAAAGTTGAAGAAAAAGTCATAAAGGCCCTGGAAGAAATTGATCAAATGGAAGAACAGCTCTGTTCCGGGGGGAATTAA
- a CDS encoding glutamate--cysteine ligase, whose translation MALDTVDKREIPNLDFLVSYFQGGCKAESDWRIGTEHEKFPFYIDGLRPVPYEGTKGVRALLEGMQGALGWNAVLDEGNIIGLVGAANQGAISLEPGGQFELSGAPLKTVGHTYREVMEHLALLKKISKPLGIGFLGIGASPKWTLAETPQMPKSRYQIMANYMPKVGHNGLDMMYRTSTIQVNLDFSSEADMRRKMQISMKLQSIVTALFASSPFTEGRPNGFLSWRSEIWCNTDNQRTGVLSFVFSERFGFADYVEWALDVPMYFVVRNGHYHDCTHITFRQFMNGALKGQIADSTPNIGDWINHLSTLFPEVRLKRFLEMRGADGGSWQHICALSAFWVGLLYDSEALNEAESFTKDWRFEEVLEMRRRVPKEGLKTPFRRTIILELARQAVAISRKGLENRKRGGAYGFDETNFLNPLEEIITAGQTDADKFLSNYYSIWGKSVEPVFLERTY comes from the coding sequence ATGGCTCTTGATACGGTTGATAAAAGGGAAATTCCTAATCTAGATTTCTTGGTTAGCTATTTTCAGGGGGGATGCAAAGCGGAAAGTGATTGGCGTATTGGTACAGAGCATGAGAAATTTCCATTCTATATAGATGGTCTTCGCCCTGTCCCGTATGAAGGGACAAAGGGTGTTCGCGCACTTTTGGAAGGAATGCAAGGAGCGTTAGGATGGAACGCTGTTTTAGATGAAGGTAACATTATTGGCCTTGTAGGGGCGGCCAACCAAGGCGCTATTTCTTTAGAGCCAGGGGGGCAGTTCGAATTATCTGGCGCGCCACTAAAAACGGTAGGTCATACTTATCGTGAAGTGATGGAACATTTGGCTCTCCTTAAAAAAATCTCAAAACCATTAGGTATCGGTTTTCTAGGTATTGGTGCCAGTCCAAAATGGACTTTAGCTGAAACGCCGCAAATGCCTAAATCACGTTATCAGATTATGGCCAATTACATGCCGAAAGTCGGTCATAATGGTCTTGATATGATGTATCGGACGTCAACGATTCAGGTTAATCTTGATTTTTCATCTGAAGCTGATATGCGGCGGAAAATGCAAATATCAATGAAGTTACAGTCTATTGTGACTGCGCTATTCGCTAGTTCACCTTTTACTGAAGGACGCCCAAATGGTTTTTTATCTTGGCGTTCTGAAATTTGGTGTAACACCGATAATCAGAGAACGGGGGTGCTCTCTTTTGTATTTTCTGAGCGTTTTGGTTTTGCGGATTACGTTGAATGGGCACTAGATGTACCAATGTATTTTGTTGTACGCAATGGGCATTATCACGACTGTACACATATAACATTTCGCCAATTTATGAACGGAGCGTTAAAAGGACAGATTGCGGATTCAACGCCCAATATAGGTGATTGGATCAATCATTTATCAACATTATTCCCCGAAGTACGCTTAAAACGTTTTTTAGAAATGAGGGGAGCTGATGGCGGTTCTTGGCAGCATATCTGCGCGTTATCCGCTTTTTGGGTCGGCCTTCTTTATGACAGCGAAGCGCTTAATGAAGCCGAGTCTTTTACTAAAGACTGGCGTTTTGAAGAAGTTTTAGAGATGCGGCGACGCGTCCCCAAAGAAGGACTAAAAACACCTTTTCGTCGGACTATAATTTTGGAATTAGCGCGCCAGGCTGTTGCTATTTCACGCAAGGGTCTAGAAAATCGCAAGCGGGGTGGCGCTTATGGTTTTGACGAAACGAACTTCCTTAACCCTTTAGAGGAAATTATTACAGCGGGTCAAACGGATGCTGATAAATTTTTGTCCAATTACTATTCTATTTGGGGTAAGTCAGTGGAACCTGTATTTTTAGAGCGCACTTATTAG
- a CDS encoding LexA family protein: MNIIRKLRKELGLTQVQLAEKVGTTQPQIKRLELSERKLTKEWAEKLALHLGVKPSDLLFPNEGRASHSIGMIPVIGRVAASAWMSVEDMDFGFDDIEYVPCTTEYPIHFQFALKVDGNCLNKIARNGDQLICLDVIKSGVNVEPNDLVIVERSRFNGQMVERTAKRIRQTTNGFELWPESTEPNHQEPIKVNGVADGEEIRIIGKVLWILRKP, translated from the coding sequence ATGAACATAATTAGAAAATTGCGAAAAGAGTTGGGGCTCACACAAGTGCAATTGGCTGAAAAGGTCGGTACCACACAGCCTCAAATCAAACGCCTTGAACTATCTGAACGAAAACTAACCAAAGAGTGGGCGGAAAAGTTAGCATTACACCTCGGCGTTAAACCATCTGACCTTCTCTTTCCGAACGAAGGAAGAGCATCCCATTCTATCGGAATGATACCGGTAATAGGGAGAGTCGCGGCTAGCGCATGGATGTCAGTAGAAGATATGGATTTTGGATTTGACGATATAGAGTATGTTCCTTGCACTACGGAATATCCAATTCATTTTCAATTCGCTTTAAAGGTCGACGGCAATTGCCTCAATAAAATTGCCCGTAACGGAGATCAGTTAATCTGTTTGGATGTAATAAAATCTGGCGTTAACGTAGAACCTAATGATCTTGTAATAGTTGAGCGTAGCCGGTTTAATGGTCAAATGGTTGAACGTACAGCTAAGCGTATACGCCAAACTACTAACGGATTTGAATTATGGCCTGAAAGTACCGAGCCAAACCATCAGGAACCTATCAAAGTGAACGGCGTAGCTGATGGAGAAGAAATCCGCATAATCGGCAAGGTTCTGTGGATTTTAAGAAAACCCTAA
- a CDS encoding tyrosine-type recombinase/integrase, whose protein sequence is MPKRRPPHLVKEVTRYGKILWYVRVGHGPRIRLKAVYGTQEFVDQYNEAIQQLKSDEPILRKKDSIKSGSLKELIYNYYQSVSWNKLSKGTRRLRESIYRNIIAKNSDIPYLTITRKTLQHAVNEQLGTPGAAKSFMGAMSSLFKWALDMDYVTVDPTIGVKRPVLQNKEGFIAWTEKDIEVYYAYWAEHSKERVWLDVLLYTGLRRGDAVRIGWRDVQDDILSLTTEKSGFKTEVHLPILPVLKDSLKRGKTGSDTFICGKKGNSLTKESFGLLFRIACRKAGIKKSSHGVRKIAATRAANAGATLAQIKALFGWIDDAMASHYTKTADRRRLAIEAIKKLEKGTG, encoded by the coding sequence ATGCCGAAGAGAAGGCCACCACATCTTGTGAAAGAAGTCACAAGATACGGGAAGATTTTATGGTATGTCCGTGTCGGACACGGCCCCCGTATACGTCTCAAAGCGGTGTATGGAACACAGGAATTCGTTGATCAATATAATGAGGCCATTCAGCAGCTAAAGAGTGATGAGCCGATACTGCGCAAGAAAGATTCTATAAAGAGTGGCTCTCTCAAAGAGCTCATCTATAATTACTATCAAAGCGTTAGCTGGAATAAATTATCGAAAGGAACTCGCCGCCTGAGAGAATCAATCTACCGTAACATCATCGCTAAAAATAGTGATATTCCTTATCTGACAATTACCAGGAAGACGCTGCAACACGCCGTAAATGAACAGCTGGGTACACCGGGGGCTGCAAAGAGTTTTATGGGAGCCATGAGCAGTTTATTCAAATGGGCCCTCGACATGGATTATGTTACGGTGGACCCGACGATTGGCGTTAAAAGACCTGTATTACAAAATAAAGAGGGATTTATAGCATGGACGGAAAAAGACATAGAGGTCTACTACGCATATTGGGCTGAGCACAGCAAAGAACGTGTATGGCTCGACGTTTTACTTTACACGGGCTTGCGTCGTGGTGATGCGGTTCGTATCGGTTGGCGAGATGTTCAAGATGATATCTTATCTCTAACAACGGAAAAGAGCGGCTTTAAAACAGAGGTCCACCTGCCGATTTTGCCAGTGCTCAAAGACAGTTTAAAGCGCGGCAAAACAGGTTCCGATACCTTTATATGCGGTAAAAAAGGGAATTCTCTAACAAAAGAGAGCTTCGGACTTTTATTCCGTATAGCCTGTCGTAAAGCTGGGATTAAAAAATCTTCTCATGGGGTTCGAAAAATAGCCGCCACACGTGCCGCAAATGCGGGTGCAACACTGGCACAAATAAAAGCGTTGTTTGGTTGGATAGATGATGCCATGGCGTCGCATTACACAAAGACAGCAGATAGAAGGAGACTCGCTATTGAGGCAATTAAAAAACTCGAAAAAGGTACGGGATAG
- a CDS encoding helix-turn-helix domain-containing protein, which translates to MEKLKSYLEQNKLSQAKFGQQVGVSQSTVNRYLRGLRFPEPEVVLKIEEATGGVVRPVDWYAHLYPSSSEADMMPFSTKTLKQQHQQPGRVYDREV; encoded by the coding sequence ATGGAAAAATTGAAATCATATCTCGAACAGAATAAACTGTCTCAGGCCAAATTTGGGCAGCAAGTTGGTGTATCACAAAGTACGGTTAATCGTTATTTGCGCGGCTTGCGTTTTCCTGAACCTGAGGTTGTTTTGAAAATTGAAGAGGCAACAGGTGGTGTTGTTCGTCCCGTTGATTGGTATGCTCATTTATACCCAAGCTCCTCTGAAGCGGATATGATGCCATTCAGCACGAAAACTTTGAAACAACAGCATCAACAGCCAGGGAGAGTCTATGACAGAGAAGTATGA
- a CDS encoding glutamine synthetase family protein: MKHCEPVAGFLKNLRGVKNWEQASRWLASRDAEDIECITPDQAGVARGKMMLSKKFTSGTSLALPSAVFIATISGDYPEDGNGFEYPKTDGDLRLEPDLSTLSIVPWEDAPTAQVICDLIYQNGQAVDYTPRNVLRTVVDFYTQMGLRPVVAPEIEFYLVQKNPDPDYPLMSPVGRSGRSIGGGQGYSIAGVNEFDELIDDIYHFSEAQGLEIDTLIHEEGAGQFEINLRHGDPIELADQVFMFKRTIREAALKHDMYATFMAKPIQGQPGSAMHIHQSVVNQKTGANIFTEKDGGESMCFRHFIGGLQRHMAGALVMLAPYVNSYRRLMPCASAPVNLRWGYDNRTTAFRVPRSVPQGRRVENRLPSSDANPYLALAASLACGLIGLQQKIEPDKPATKTVNADNIELPRGLIEAVTLFEQDKALRAILGDAFVSTYAAIKRQEFETFMEVISPWEREYLLLNV, encoded by the coding sequence ATGAAACACTGTGAGCCGGTTGCCGGTTTTTTGAAAAATTTGCGTGGTGTGAAAAATTGGGAGCAAGCTTCGCGGTGGCTTGCATCTCGGGATGCAGAGGATATCGAATGCATTACGCCTGATCAGGCAGGCGTGGCGCGTGGCAAGATGATGCTTTCTAAGAAATTTACATCAGGTACGTCGCTGGCATTACCTTCAGCAGTCTTTATAGCGACGATTTCGGGAGATTATCCCGAAGATGGTAATGGCTTCGAATATCCGAAAACGGATGGTGATTTACGTCTTGAGCCTGATCTTTCTACATTGAGCATTGTACCATGGGAAGACGCCCCTACAGCGCAGGTGATTTGTGATCTGATATATCAAAATGGGCAGGCTGTTGATTATACGCCGCGTAATGTTTTGCGTACAGTAGTAGATTTTTATACTCAAATGGGGTTGAGACCAGTCGTTGCACCAGAAATCGAGTTTTATTTAGTGCAAAAAAATCCTGACCCTGATTATCCTTTAATGTCTCCAGTTGGTCGTTCTGGGCGCTCAATTGGCGGTGGGCAAGGCTATTCGATTGCTGGTGTAAACGAGTTTGATGAGCTGATTGATGATATTTATCATTTTTCGGAAGCGCAGGGATTAGAAATTGATACCCTTATTCATGAAGAGGGGGCAGGTCAGTTTGAAATTAATTTACGTCACGGCGACCCCATCGAGTTAGCTGACCAAGTTTTTATGTTTAAACGGACCATCCGCGAGGCAGCGCTTAAACACGATATGTACGCAACTTTTATGGCTAAGCCTATTCAGGGGCAACCAGGATCTGCTATGCATATCCATCAATCCGTCGTCAATCAGAAAACTGGTGCTAATATTTTTACGGAGAAGGACGGGGGGGAAAGTATGTGCTTTCGCCACTTTATCGGCGGGTTGCAGAGGCATATGGCCGGGGCGCTTGTTATGCTTGCTCCTTATGTTAATTCTTACCGGCGCCTCATGCCTTGTGCCTCGGCGCCTGTTAATTTGCGGTGGGGATATGATAATCGCACTACAGCGTTTCGCGTGCCACGTTCTGTTCCACAGGGGCGGCGTGTTGAGAATAGGCTACCTTCGTCAGATGCTAATCCTTATTTAGCGCTTGCAGCTTCCCTGGCTTGTGGTTTAATTGGTCTGCAGCAAAAAATTGAGCCGGATAAGCCGGCAACAAAGACCGTGAACGCCGATAATATCGAACTCCCACGCGGGTTGATTGAAGCTGTCACTTTGTTTGAGCAAGATAAAGCATTACGCGCCATTCTAGGTGATGCATTCGTGAGCACTTATGCCGCTATTAAAAGGCAAGAATTTGAAACTTTTATGGAAGTGATTAGCCCGTGGGAGCGTGAATACCTCTTGCTGAACGTTTAA